The Euphorbia lathyris chromosome 4, ddEupLath1.1, whole genome shotgun sequence genomic interval TAAATAAGCTCTAAATAAGGCCTAAAGCCGGGCAAAGAAAATAGATGGCTTAAGCCAGGAAAGCTGCAAGCGTGGGGATCAGGAGCCGGGTGCTAAAAGCCGATTAGCAAAAGCAGATTACCCAGATCAAAAGCATAATAGGCAGGCTGAGAAGTCACTTACAGAAGCACGGGTAAATGAAAGAAGGCCTAAAGCCGGGCTAAGAAAGCAGAAAGCAAGGTGAAAAGGTTCCGAATGGCGGGCTAAAGGTTCAGAATGGAGGCCAAAAGGGCGAAGGAAATAGGATAGTAGAGAAGCCAAGAGCTGGCAATAGGAATAGTAAGCTAGCAACCCATTACCTAGAACGATGTAATTCAAGAGATTAGCAGCTTATTGAGCTAATAGCTCTTGCCGAGTGTAATGGGAATAAAGCTGAGTTCTGAGATGACTTTCCTGTAGTAGTTATGGTTTACAAACTGAGGTGAACTATGCATGAACCGAGGGCTATGGGCTGAGTTAGCGGAGAATGGCTGGCTGAGCTAATAAAGTTATTAtttccacaaaaaaaaaaaaaaaaaaaatcaatatataattataaactTCGGCATGACTCTTAAGTATTTATTAACAAAttcattttataatatataacagatctcaatttataattataaacgTCTGCATGATTCATAAGTAATTATAAACTTCTGCATGACTGAtaagtataatatataaaaaggtctaaatatataatttgtaacgaaaaaaaaaatctcaattttgaAAGTAATCTTCTGGAGTATCcaatatatattaattgttatcaatttatattaattctttttATAAAAGAAACCCACTGCTCAGATTTCAGTTGTGCAGTATATATAGTGCCTTCTCTTGTGCAGCATAGTCCCTTAAAAAACACTAATTCACTTTGTTTTTCTCATCATATGGTGATGGAACCTTGTTCAACAGATCTCAGCAATGGAGATGAAATCAACATCTCAAACCTTCCTCAACAACCAAGCTGGAAACATTCTGTAAATTTATACAAATACCAACAATTTTGGTTCTACGATTTCCCTCTAAAAGGAATCATTCAGTTTCAGCAAAACTTCATACCTCAACCCACTGATATTTTCCTGGCCACCACTCCTAAATCCGGCACAACTTGGCTCAAGGCCTTGGCTTTCGCCATTAAGACAAGAACCCAGTTTATTAATAACGACTCTGATCATGATTCCCCTTTACTCTCTACACTGCCACATGATATCTTGCCTTTTATAGAATTCgtttatgcttatggaaaaaaTAGAGACCCCCAAAATCCATTACTTGCCACTCATGTTCCTTTTCATTCCTTGCCCAAATCGATTCTGAATTCCAATTCGAAAATCATTTATATGTGCAGGGATCCAAAGGATGTTCTTGTCTCGCAGTATATTTTCACATCTAAGCATGGTGATGCAGAGATCATAGCATTCGAGGAGG includes:
- the LOC136226814 gene encoding flavonol sulfotransferase-like; its protein translation is MVMEPCSTDLSNGDEINISNLPQQPSWKHSVNLYKYQQFWFYDFPLKGIIQFQQNFIPQPTDIFLATTPKSGTTWLKALAFAIKTRTQFINNDSDHDSPLLSTLPHDILPFIEFVYAYGKNRDPQNPLLATHVPFHSLPKSILNSNSKIIYMCRDPKDVLVSQYIFTSKHGDAEIIAFEEVYEKFCDGVSNYGPFWDHVLGYWKASLEFPDRVLFMKYEDLKKDNCFYVKKMADFMGCGFTVDEEKQGIVEKVIELCSFEHLSKLDVNKSAENRGDGILTRGNESYFRKGKVGDWANYLRPEMAQRIDQITCQKFSGTGLSFL